CGCGCCTCGGGGCTCAACGTCGGGAGCCAAGGGCACGGCGCCCGAAGGGTAGGGTCTGGCGACGATTTCACCTTCTTATTATCACCATAAGGGGCAGCTGCATCAAACCTTAAACCGGATTGGGATGCATGCTGCCGCTGTGTGAGGTGCTAATCTTCGTTTTCTTCGAGTTGATCGAGCGAAAAACGGCTTTCTCCACGTCGGACATAGGTAATGATTACGTCCTCTTTTTCCACACGATAGTAGACAAGGATAGGGCGGATGCTGACACGGCGGTAAATGGTGCCTGTCAATTCTGCTGGTCGTGCGCCGGAGCGGGGAAAGACTGGCAAACGGTTTACTTCGTGCCATACTTCGCGGCCCAGTTTTTTGGCTGCTGTTGGATTATCTTGAGCAATGAAGCCAAGGATATCTTCAAGCTGGGCGAGCGCGTGTTCAGCCCAGATTAATCGAGCCACCGCTTTAAACGTTGAGCTGCTTCTTCATTCGAAACCACCTTGCCTTCGCGGTAGTCCTGTTCTCCTCTTGCCAGCCCTTCAAGTAGTTCGAGGCGATCTTCGATCCGTTGGTATTCTGCGGCGGAAACGAGATAGGCGGCTGTTCGACCGGCTTCTGTAATGGCCACGGTTTCGTTGCTCTCGCTGACCTCCCGGAGTAAGCGGTTTGCTTCCTGGGCTAAGGCTGTGGCCCTTTCAAATTTCATTTCTCAAGCTCTATTTCAAGTCGCTCCTCCTGGCAATCGAGATCGCTTCAGATTTATACACGGGCGAAATTCTTTCCTTCATGGATGTTTCCCCTCCCCCTTGCTGCCGGGTGACTTTCGAGAGCACACCTTCGAGTAGCGGGGTCATCAGGTTGAGACGTTTGGCCTGGATGACGGCGTTCCAGAGCGGTTCGAATTTCTTCCAGCCGCTGGTGTAGAAGAAGTGCTTCAACTGGTGCTTGAGGGTGCCGTGGGAGAGGCTGGCTTCGAGGATGGAGCCCCAGCGGTAGAAATCGCGGTAGGCGAGGTCGTAACCGGTTTTCAGCTCGTGCGGTGTCATGCGGGTGGGCTGGAAAACGACGTGGCGCGTGTCGTAGAGGTCCCAGTTGTCGGACAGGAGGCGACCGGCCTGCTGCATCTTAGTGTAAAACGCGGTGCCGGGGTAAGGCGTGGCGATGTGGAAGGTGGCCGTGGTGATGCCCATTTTGACCGCCCAGTCGACCGTGCGCTGAAAGACGTCGGGGCCGTCCCCGTCGAGGCCGAAGACGAAGCTGCCGTTGATCATGATCCCGAGGTCGTGCAGGCGGTTGATGGCCTGGGCGTAATCGCGACCGAGGTTTTGACGCTTGTTGCTCTGCTGGAGATTGGCGAGGTCGAGGCTCTCGAAGCCGACGAAGATGCTGCGCAGCCCCGCTTCTGCCGCGCGCTCGATCAGATCGCCGGTCAGGATCGAATCGACCGTGGCCGCGCCCTGAAAGAGCCGCCCCATGCCCTGCATCCCGCTGAAAAGCTCGCGGGCGAAGCGCTGGTGCCCCAGCAGGTGGTCGTCGAGGAAGTAAAGGTGCCGCCCCGGGAGGCGCTCGATCTCCGCCAGCGCGTCGTCTACCGGCTGGGTATAGGACGACTTGCCGCCCGTGAAAAACGCATCCTTGTAGCAAAACTCGCAATGGTGTGGGCAGCCGCGGGTGACGACGATCGAGTTGGGCACGAGGTAGAGCCGCCGGTCGATCAGGTCGCGGCGGATCGGCGGCACGCCGTGTAACGAACGCGTGCGGGAGCGGTAGACCTTCTCCGGCTGGCCCGCGCGATAGTCGCGCAGGAAGCGCGGGAACGATTCCTCCGCCGGGCCGAGAAAAATCGCGTCGGCGTGGGCCTTGGCCTCTTCGGGCAACGAGGTGACATGCAGCCCGCCGAGGATTACATACACGCCCTTGCTCCGGTAGTGGTCGGCAATCCGGTAGGCGCGGTAGGCATTGGTGATGTAGACCTGGATGGCGACAATGTCGGGCCGGTCGTTGAGGTCCAGCGGCTGCACGTGCTGGTCGACGATCTGCGCCTCGTCGTCGGGCGAGAGGTAGGCGGCGAGGGTGGCGAGCCCCAGCGGCGGGAAGAGCGAGTATTTGATGGGCCGCCAGAAAGGGCTCTCGGCTTCCGTCAACGCGGGGAGGATGAACTTGATCTTCATGGTGGTGCGCCGTTTTGTTATCTGTATCGCAGATTAATTGCCATTAAAATCTGTGATGCAGATTATTTTTAGGATGCCTCGATCACTCCCAAGGCTTGGCAACTGCGCGGGCATGCGCACAGTGGTGGGTATGACTGACACGCCGCGTCCGCGCCGACGCGACACCACCCACGCCATTCCGCCGAGCAAACGCTGGCTGCTCTACCTGATCGCCTTTGTGGCCGATTGGTGGATGCGCAGCCTGCGGATCAAGATGGATGCGGAATCGCACCGGGTGTTTCGCGAGACTCCGGCGCCGGCCATTTTTGTGCTCTGGCACAACCGTTGCCTCATCAACCAGGAGATCTACCGCCGCTTCCGCAAGCCGCACGGGCACCGCCTCTGCGGGCTCGTCAGCCGCAGCAAAGACGGCGCGTGGCTGGCTGCGCTCTTCGAGCTATGGGGCACGCGCCCTGTGCGCGGCAGCACCAAGCGGGGCGGCACCGAGGCCGTGCGCGAGCTCGTGCGCGTGATCCGCGACGAAAAGCTCGATACGGGCATCACGGTCGACGGCCCCCGTGGTCCGCTCTATCACGTGCACCAGGGTGCGGCGCTCCTGACCGTGCTCACCCGCGCGCCCATCGTGCTGACGGGCATCCGCTACCATCAGTTTTTCCGCCTGCCCAGCTGGGACGCCTTCTTCGTGCCCCTGCCGTTCAGCAAAGTCACGCTGACGATGCGCGCGGTCGACAGCGTGACCGACACCTGGGGGCGCGACCGCGACGCCGTCGCCGCCGGAATGGAAGCCGCGCTCAAGGAAGTCTCTGCAGGGACGGACCCGAAGCGCGGGATCTAGCTGTTTCTGTGCGACCTCACGTTGCTTCCGTTTGCCATGATCGCTTTGGCGCTATTCGATGGTTTACGTCGGGCCGCATCCGGGTTTGTGTGGAAGGTGAGGATGCGAGAACAAGCAAGACAGGCGTTGGCGCGCCACTTCGGCTTTTCGGCCTTCCGCGCGCCGCAGGAGGATATCGTGACGGCTGTGCTGGAAAAGCGCGACGTGCTCGTCATCATGCCCACCGGCGGCGGCAAGAGCCTGTGCTATCAGCTGCCCGCGCTGCTGATGGAGGGGGTGACGGTGGTCGTGTCCCCGCTCATCGCCCTGATGAAAGACCAGGTGGACGCGCTGCAGGCCCGTGGCATCGCCGCTGCCATGATCAACAGCAGCCAGAGCTGGAACGACCAGCTCGCCATCCTCGACGACCTGCGCGAGGGGCGGCTGAAGCTGATCTACGTGGCCCCCGAGCGTTTCCGGGCCGAGAGCTTTCGCCGCGCGCTGCAGGGCATCCCGATCGCACGACTGGCAATTGACGAAGCGCACTGCCTTTCCCAATGGGGGCACGACTTCCGCCCGGATTACCTGCGGCTGGGCGAGGCCCGCAAGGCGATGGGCAACCCGCCTTGCCTCGCGCTGACCGCCACCGCTACGCCCGAGGTGCGTCGAGACATCCTCGACACGCTGGAGCTGAGCGAACCGGCGACCTATGTGGCGGGTTTCAGCCGCAAGAATCTCGCCTTCCGCATCAGCCGGGTGGAGAAGGACGAGCACAAGATGGTGCGGATCAAGAGCCTCGTGGAGGCCCACCGCACGGGCATTATTTATTGCGCCACCCGCAAGAGCACCGAGGCCGTCTCGGAGTGGCTCAACTGCGAGCATATCGACCACGTCGTCTACCACGGCGGCCTGAGCGACGACGCCCGCAGCCAGGCGCAAGAGCGCTTCCTGCGTCGCGAAGTGGGCGTGGCGGTCGCGACCAACGCCTTTGGCATGGGCATCGACCGGGCCGACGTGCGCTTTGTCTGTCACTACGAGCTGCCGGGCAGCATCGAAGCCTATTATCAGGAGGCGGGCCGCGCCGGTCGCGATGGCAAGGAGAGTGTGTGCGAGCTGCTTTTTCGCCCCAGCGACCGCCGGGTGCAGGAGTTTTTCCTCGATGGTGCCAACCCGCCACCCGCGCTCGTCCACCAGGTCTTTACGACCCTCAAGCTCCATGCCGACGACCAGGGCGAAGTGCTGCTCTCCATCGACGACCTCACGGCAAAGGTCGGGCCCGGCACCAACCCGATGGGCGTGGGCACCAGCCTCGGTCTTTTGACCCGGTCGGGCGTGATCGAGCGCTTCGACGTGGCAGGCCAGCGCATCCGGGGCACGCGGTTGAAAAACCCGGGTATGAAGGCACGCGAATTGCCGCTCGATACCCCGGCGATGGATGAAAAGCGCCGCCGCGATTACCAGAAGCTGGAGCGCATGATCGACCTGTGCCACGCGCCGGGCTGTCGCCAGCAGGCGATCCTGCGCTACTTTGGCGAGCAGTCGGGCGAGACCTGCGGCAAGTGCGACCGCTGCGCCCGCCGTTCCGGTTCCGACCTGCGCGAGGGCAACGCCGAGGAGGTGCTGCAGCTACGCAAGGCATTGAGCGGGGTTGCGCGCATGAGCCGTCGCGAGGACACCTACAGCTTTATCCCGCGCTTTGGCCGCACGAAGATCATGGCCTGCCTGCGTGGCAGCGAGCGCGAGGATCTCAAGGAGGCCGGCCTGCACGAGCTTTCGACCTACGGGCTGCTCAAGGACATGCCGCAGGCCCACCTGCGCGCGCTGTTCGACGAGATGGAGGCATCGGGCCTGATCGAGACCAGCGGCGACGAATACCGCCTCGTCGGCCTGACCGAGCTGGGCGCGCGCGTCATGCTCGACGGTGACACCGTGAAGCTGCGTTGGCCCGCCACCGCCGCCAGCCCCTCGGGGGAAGACGAGATCGACTACGACCGCCACCTCTACGACGAGCTGGTACGCCTGCGCAACCAGATGGCCCGCGAGCGCAAGAACGCCCCCGCCTATACCATCTTTCCCAACCGCGTGCTCAAGCACCTCGCGGCCAAAAAGCCGCAAACGGCCGCCGAGGCCCAGGAGCTGCCCGGTATCGGCCCCGCCAAAGCCAAGAGCATTCTCCCGCGCTTCCTCAAAGTGATCCAGGCCCATGCGCGCGGCGGAGCCGTGGCGTAGGAGGGAAGCAATCCCATTCCTGCAGGAAACGGAAGCACCAAGGGTGGATGGGCCCCAACCTGATCTTGATTGGGTGCCAAGACTCCCAAAAAATGGAGTTCAGCTCCATTTTGTTGCCTGCTTTACAATCCAGATCGGCGCAGAGCGCCGCACTCCATCGCGCGGTGGAAGGTAGCTACCTTAAATAACCTCTCAGGATAGAGAGTGTCGGCTCCCGTTTCTTTCTTCAACCCGCTACTCGCCCCAGCCGAGGGGCTCGGTGTCGAGGATCTTGCGGGCGAGCTCGTCGAGTGCGTCGGGAGAGAGCTGGTAAATGGCGTCGGGGAGGTTTTGACGCGAAACGAGCAGGCTGGATGCGTCGACGCGGGCTTCGTGCAGCACTTCTTCGCTCACGGCGTCGCGCCAGACGATGTCGGCCTGCACGGCCAGCTCAAAAGTCAGGTCGCGCCCGGTGTCTTCGGGCAGGCTGGCGCGCGGGGTGGGCACGGCCTGGATCAGTGTCACTTCGAGCACGTAGTCGGCGACATCGAGGTCGCCCGAAAGCTTATGCCCGGGGCGGTTGATCAGGCGCTCTTCGAGGCGCAAAGTCAGGGTGGGTGAGGCCAAGGGCAGGCCGCTCTGGTTGACCACCGGCTCGATATAGACGTGGCTGATCTCCTGACGCTGGCCGGCGGCTGCCGTGCCCCATTGGTAATGCTGGCAGCCGGTAAGCGCGGCGAGGCTCAGGCAGAGTCCCAGGGAGGTGAAGCGCAGGAGGCTCATTCGACGCGGGCGGCATCGCCTTCGGCAGCCGAAGCGGCCGGGCTGTCCGGAAGGTTGTCGACCGGGCCGGCTTCGACCGGCTGGGAAACCGTTTCACCAGCAGGGGTGTCGGGCTCGGGTTCGCCTTCTTCGGCGCGGATTTCGGCGATGCGGGCGAGCAGTTCGCGCGCTTCCTGGGCGGCTTCGGAATCGGGCGCGAGGGTGATGGCCTCGTTCAGGAAGATGGAGGCGGCGGTGTAGTCGTCGCGGTAGCGGAAGAAGTAGCGGCCCAGCACGAGCTTGCTGCGGGCGTTGAGGTCGAGCATCTCTTCGAGGCCCTGCTCGGCCTGGGAGACTTCGTTCTCGTTGGGGAAAAGGATCAGGTAATCGCGGTAGTAGTTGATCGCTTCGCGGGTCGCGCCTTGGTCGTAGAGCGCACCGGAGGTCTCGGCGGCGAAGGTGGTGGCCAGTTCGAGGTAGGCGTCGTCGGTCAGCTGCCCGTTGGGGTAGAGGTTGATCATGCGGTCGAGCGCGTCCACCGCCTGGATCGTCTTGCCATTATACTGGTAGATCCGGGCCATGTTCATCAACGCCAGCGGGGCAAACTCGCTGTAGGGGGCGTTGAGCACGATCATCTCGAAGTGCGCAGCCGAGGTATTGTACTTCTTGTAGGGGAAGACGAAGAGGAAGCTCAGGCCCTTGCCCTCGGCTTCGGCCAGGGCGATCTCGAACTGCAGACGGATGACTTCGTTGAAGTGCGGATATTCCGGGTAGCGCCCGATGATCTGCTGCAGGGCCTCGAAGGCCGGAGTGTATTTGGCGTCTTCGTAGCGGGCGCGGCCACGCAGGAAGAGCGCCTGAGCGGCGTAGGAGGAAAGGGGGTAGCGGCGGGCGAGGCGCTTCGTCAGGTCGGCCGCTTCGTCGAAGTCTCCCTTGTCAAACTCACGCTGAGCGCGTTCGAAGAGTGGGCGAGCGGCAATATCCTGCTCATCCGCGCTCATCTGGGCGGGTTCGATGCCACGATCGAAGGGGTTCCACCAGGCAGCGTGGGTGTTGGGGGTAAGGGTGGCGGCGGCCAGCCCAAGGAGGGAGATCAGACGGAATCGCACCATGACGGATTTTAGAACCACTTTGCGAGCGTTGCGCCCCAGGTCAAGCCCCCGCCAAAGGCCACCATCAGCAGATAGTCGCCTTTTTGCAGGCGGCCAGCGCGGCGGGCTTCGTCGAGTGCGAGCGGGATGGAGGCGGAGGAGGTGTTGCCGTAGCGGTCGAGGTTAATGACGATACGGTCCATCGAGACGTTCATTCTTTCGGCCATCGCCTCGATGATGCGGGTATTGGCTTGGTGGGGCACAAAGAGTTTGAGCTGTTCGGCCGAGACGCCGTGGGCAGCCATCAGGTCTTGCGAGATCTGGCCCATCACGCGCACGGCGTGTTTGAAGACTTCGCGCCCGTTCATGTAGATCGTGTCGGGCGCAAACTCGAGATCGACCGGCCAGGTGGGGGCCTGGGTGGGCATCATGGGCACGCACAGGATGTGGTTTTCATTCCCGTCGGCACCCAAGCGGGTTTCGAGCAGGCCATAGCCCGGCTCGTCTTCGAGGCCGAGCACGACGGCCCCGGCGCCGTCGCCAAAGAGCACGCAGGTGGTCCGGTCTTTCCAGTTGAGGATGCGCGACATGACGTCGGCACCGATCACGAGGGCGCGGCGGTGCCCATGGCGGCGCATCAGCGCGTCGGCCACATCGAGCACGTAAGGGAACCCGGCGCAGGCCGCCTCCAGGTCCATTGCCGGGCAAGGTTTGATGCCCAGTTGCCGCTGCACAATGGTCGCCACGTTGGGGAAGGCCATGTCGGGCGTGCAAGTGCCCACGACAATCAGGTCGATGTCCTGTGCGGCTACCCCGGCATTGGCCAAGGCGTTGCGCGCGGCCTCGGTGGCCAGGACGGAGGTGGTTTCATGCTCAGCGGCGATCCGGCGCTCACGGATACCCGTCCGTGGACGGATCCAGGCATCAGAGGTATCGACAAACTGGGCGAGATCGTCGTTGGTCATCACACGGGCGGGGGCGTAGCTCCCCGTGCCGAGGATGACGACCGACTTGTTCCAGGCACTGCTCATCTCGGAAAAAGGTCAGCAAGATCGCTTTGCCGCCACCTGTCAAGGAGGCAGGCAGGCGGGGGTGGGCAAGAGGCGCGCTCGGGTGAGGCGCGCATTACGCTTCCGACGGGGCGGGAGCGGCTTTCAGGCGCTCATTGGCCCAGAGCACATCGTTGTGCACGTGGGAGATCAGCTTGCGCTCGACCACTTGGGCGGCGATGCGGATGGCGTTGGCGATGGCTTCGCGGCTGCTGCTGCCGTGGGCTTTGAGCACGGTGCCGCGCAGGCCGAGCAGGGGGGCGCCGCCGTAGCGTTCGGGGCTGAGGCGGTGCTTCATGCGGCTGATGGCAGGCTTGAGGAGCAGGCCGCCGATGGCGGTCAAGGGCTGGGCCTTGGCCTCCTGCTTCAGCACGCGGTTGATCATCTTGTAGAGCGCCTCGCTCGATTTGAGGACGACGTTGCCGGTAAAGCCGTCGGTCACGACCACGTCCACCTCGCCATTGAAGAGGTGGAAGCCTTCGATCAGGCCTACGTAGTTGAGGCGGTCGTCCTGTGCGGCGAGGAATTTCAGCAACTCGTGGGTGCGGGAGGTCAGCTCCGTCCCCTTGCCTTCTTCGGTGCCGATGCTGAGCAAGCCGATGCGGGGCTTTTCGATGCTCAGGGCGTCGCGGGCGTAGGCATTGCCCATCAGGGCGTAGTGCACCAGGTGCTCGGGCTTGGCCATGGGGTTGGCACCAGCATCGAGCAAGAGAAAGTGGCCGTTTTCGGAGGGCCAGACGGTGGCCAGCGCAGCGCGGTCGACTCCATCCAGCGTGCGCAGGCGCAGTTGGCCGGCGGCCATCAGGGCTCCGGTGTTGCCGCACGAGATGCCTGCCTGGCAAGTGCCGTCGCGCACCAGCTCGACGGTGCGAACGAGCGAGGCGTCTTTTTTCTGCCGGATGGCCTGCAGCGGCTTGTCCGACATTTCCACCACCTGCGAGGCGTGGAAGATCTGCACCCGCGAGTCGTTGGCAAGGCCGGCACCCTTGAGCGCCTCCTGGATTTGGGCTTCGTCGCCGACGATCACCACGCCGTCGAGCGCTTCACCTTTTTTGATGGCTTCGGCCGCACCTGCGACCATTTCCTGCACGCCGAGGTCGGCGCCCATGGCGTCCAGTGCGATGGTTCGGGCTGAATCCCCCATAATCGGGCAAAAGAAAGCCGGTCTGAGTGAGACCGGCAAGCTTGTAAAAAGTGACTCCTGAAACCGAGATCGACTAGATCTGGTCGACCTCGATGATCTGACGGCCGCGGTACATCCCGTTGACCGGGTTCACGCGGTGCGGGCGGAAGGCGGAGCCGTCGGTCGGGTCCTTGGCCAGTTGGGGCGCGGTGTAGCGGTTGCCGCCGCGGCGGGTGCGGGAGCGCTGCTTGGAGGTCTTGCGTTTCGGCTGGGCCATGGTCTTGGAAAGTCTTTAGAGATTAAAGAAAAGGAAAGAAAAAATGCCTCCCCGCACTCCCTGTCAAGCGGGAAAATAGGTACGGGCGGAGGGAAATCGGGTTGAACAGAAGGAAACGAAGTAAACGAAGGAGTTTTGGAAAAAGGAATTCTGAACAGAAGAACGCGAAGAGCGCAAAGCGTGCTTAAAAAACAAAGCTGCCGCACCGGACCTTCGTGTTCTTTGCGTTCTTCTGTTAAAGAAAACTCTTCGTTTCCTTCTGTGAACCCCCTTCTTTTCTATCCGGCGATGAGGCCGAAGTAGACGACCACGACCAGCGTGAGACCGAGGCGGTACCAGGCGAAGACGCTCAGGCCGTGGCGGCTGAGGTAGGAGACGAGCCACTTCACGGCGAAGGCGGCGAAGAGCATCGCCACGATGCAGCCAAAGAGCACCGGCCCGAGGTCGAGCACGCGCATCATGTCGGCCCCGTCCTGGACGGTCTTGTAGGCGGCGGCGGCGGTCAGGGTGATGAGGCCGAGCAGGAAGCTGAATTCGGCGGCGCGTGCCGGGGAGAGGCCGACCACGTAGCCGCCGACGATGGTCATCATGCTGCGGCTGGTGCCGGGCCACATGGCAACGCACTGGAGGAAGCCGATGGTCAGGCTCTGCAACAGGGCGAGGTCGGGCAGGTCGGGGCCGCTGTCGGGTTTCATCTCGCCATGACGGCGGCGGCGCCATCTTTCGACCCCGAACATCAGCAGCGAGCCCGCGAAGAGGGCAACCGCTACCGGCCAGACGCCGAAGAGGTAGGCCTCGATCACGTCATTGAAAAGCAGGCCGAGCACGGCGGCGGGCAGGAAGGCCACCCCGAGGTTGAGGGCGAGGCGGAAGCCGCGAAAATTCTCCTCCGGGTCGCCGATGCGCACGCCAAAGTGGCCCAGCGCCCAGCAAACGCTGCCCTTGGAGGCGTGCCAGATGCGCCGCCAGTAGATCAGCAGCACGGCGGCGATGGCCCCCCCCTGGATCACGATCGCATAAGCGTCGGCGGCCTGCTTCAAGGTATAGGGCTCGCCCGCGCTGTCGACGATCTGGGCACCCGTGTCGTCATACATCACATCCTGCAAATCGAGGCCCAGCCAGGCATTGGTCAGCAGCAGGTGCCCGGTGGAGGAGACGGGCAGATACTCCGTCAAGCCCTCGACCGCGCCGAGGATCAAGGCATCCATATACGTCAACTGCCGGGAGTCGTCCGCCATCACGTCGGGCGGGGTTTCCTCGGGGGCAGTCTCCGCCTGGGCGGCAAGAGGGCATATGAAGGCAACTAGAGCGAAAACCAGAGCGAAGAGGCGAGCCATGCGCTGCAGGGAAGCGCCTGTTTGGCGATGGCGCAACCTCGTAGTGGGCTTTTCGCTTGTCCCCCAGCGCATAGGGCAGTAATCCATGCGCGAAATGGATATGTTGCTCGAGCTGACCCAACAGGTGCGGCAGGGAGTCGACCTCGAACGCGCGCAAGTGGCGGCTGTCGCCCAGGCCTTGGCCTCGGCCGACGCCGATGCGCGCCAGAAGGAAGACTTCCTCGCTGCCCTGCACGCCAAGGGAGAGACGGTGGCTGAGATCACCGCTTTCGCTGGCGCCTTCCGTGAGATGGCGCTGGACCCTGGGCTGGAGTCGTGGCGAGAGCGCGGCATCGACATCGTGGGCACCGGCGGTAGCGGCATTGGCGGCTACAACATCTCCAGCGTGTCCGCTATCGTGACGGCGGCGGCGGGCGTGCCCGTGCTCAAGCACGGTGGGCGGGCGGTGACCTCCAAGAGCGGTGCGGCGGATTTCTTGACCGTGCTCGGCCTGCCCATCCAGTCCGACCCGGCGAAGCTGCAGGCCTCGGTCGAGCAGCTCAATTTCTGCTTCTTTTTCGCCCCGGCCTTCCATCCGGCGTTCAAGGAAATCGTGCCGGTGCGCAAGGCTTTGGCCGCCAAAGGCCAGCGTACGATCTTCAACATCCTCGGGCCGCTGATCAACCCCGCCCGCCCGCAGCGCCAGTTGCTTGGCGTCAGCCGGGCCGACCTGATCGAGCCTTTGGCCGATGCGCTGACCATTCTGGGCCTTACGCGCGGCTATGCCGTGGGCTCTCGCGTGGTGGGCGACAAGATCATGGATGAATTTTCCACTGCCGGCGACAACCTCGTGGCCGGAATTGGACAGCTGAAGGATCAGCGCGGCACCTGGACCCCGGAGGAGCAAGGTTTTGCCCGCGCGGAACTGGAAGAGCTTTGTGGGGGCACGCCGGAGGAAAATCTCGTGCTCTTCCAGCAAATCCTCGACGGCCAGGGCCGCCCGGGATTGATCGACACGATTTGCCATAACGCCGGGGCTGCATTATTTATCGCCGAGGCAGTTCCCAACTTGCCCGAAGGATACGCCCTAGCCCGAGAGTTGCTGCTGGGAGGGAAGGTCGCCGCGTGGGTGGCCAAGGCACAGGCTTTTTACAGAGAACTCGTATGAAGTATTTTGGTACAGACGGAATCCGCGGAGCAGCCGACAGCGAGCTGCTTGCCCCCGCCTTCGTGCGCCGCTTTGGTCGCGCGCTGGCCCTGCATTTGCGTGACCAGCACCCGCACGGGTTGATCCACGTGGTGGTGGGTCGCGATCCGCGCGCCTCGGGGCATGCAATCTCTCAGGCGCTCATGCAG
This genomic stretch from Verrucomicrobiota bacterium JB022 harbors:
- a CDS encoding type II toxin-antitoxin system RelE/ParE family toxin; this encodes MARLIWAEHALAQLEDILGFIAQDNPTAAKKLGREVWHEVNRLPVFPRSGARPAELTGTIYRRVSIRPILVYYRVEKEDVIITYVRRGESRFSLDQLEENED
- a CDS encoding ATP-dependent DNA helicase RecQ, with protein sequence MREQARQALARHFGFSAFRAPQEDIVTAVLEKRDVLVIMPTGGGKSLCYQLPALLMEGVTVVVSPLIALMKDQVDALQARGIAAAMINSSQSWNDQLAILDDLREGRLKLIYVAPERFRAESFRRALQGIPIARLAIDEAHCLSQWGHDFRPDYLRLGEARKAMGNPPCLALTATATPEVRRDILDTLELSEPATYVAGFSRKNLAFRISRVEKDEHKMVRIKSLVEAHRTGIIYCATRKSTEAVSEWLNCEHIDHVVYHGGLSDDARSQAQERFLRREVGVAVATNAFGMGIDRADVRFVCHYELPGSIEAYYQEAGRAGRDGKESVCELLFRPSDRRVQEFFLDGANPPPALVHQVFTTLKLHADDQGEVLLSIDDLTAKVGPGTNPMGVGTSLGLLTRSGVIERFDVAGQRIRGTRLKNPGMKARELPLDTPAMDEKRRRDYQKLERMIDLCHAPGCRQQAILRYFGEQSGETCGKCDRCARRSGSDLREGNAEEVLQLRKALSGVARMSRREDTYSFIPRFGRTKIMACLRGSEREDLKEAGLHELSTYGLLKDMPQAHLRALFDEMEASGLIETSGDEYRLVGLTELGARVMLDGDTVKLRWPATAASPSGEDEIDYDRHLYDELVRLRNQMARERKNAPAYTIFPNRVLKHLAAKKPQTAAEAQELPGIGPAKAKSILPRFLKVIQAHARGGAVA
- a CDS encoding beta-ketoacyl-ACP synthase III — its product is MSSAWNKSVVILGTGSYAPARVMTNDDLAQFVDTSDAWIRPRTGIRERRIAAEHETTSVLATEAARNALANAGVAAQDIDLIVVGTCTPDMAFPNVATIVQRQLGIKPCPAMDLEAACAGFPYVLDVADALMRRHGHRRALVIGADVMSRILNWKDRTTCVLFGDGAGAVVLGLEDEPGYGLLETRLGADGNENHILCVPMMPTQAPTWPVDLEFAPDTIYMNGREVFKHAVRVMGQISQDLMAAHGVSAEQLKLFVPHQANTRIIEAMAERMNVSMDRIVINLDRYGNTSSASIPLALDEARRAGRLQKGDYLLMVAFGGGLTWGATLAKWF
- the lptE gene encoding LPS assembly lipoprotein LptE, giving the protein MSLLRFTSLGLCLSLAALTGCQHYQWGTAAAGQRQEISHVYIEPVVNQSGLPLASPTLTLRLEERLINRPGHKLSGDLDVADYVLEVTLIQAVPTPRASLPEDTGRDLTFELAVQADIVWRDAVSEEVLHEARVDASSLLVSRQNLPDAIYQLSPDALDELARKILDTEPLGWGE
- a CDS encoding type II toxin-antitoxin system prevent-host-death family antitoxin, with translation MKFERATALAQEANRLLREVSESNETVAITEAGRTAAYLVSAAEYQRIEDRLELLEGLARGEQDYREGKVVSNEEAAQRLKRWLD
- the plsX gene encoding phosphate acyltransferase PlsX, with protein sequence MGDSARTIALDAMGADLGVQEMVAGAAEAIKKGEALDGVVIVGDEAQIQEALKGAGLANDSRVQIFHASQVVEMSDKPLQAIRQKKDASLVRTVELVRDGTCQAGISCGNTGALMAAGQLRLRTLDGVDRAALATVWPSENGHFLLLDAGANPMAKPEHLVHYALMGNAYARDALSIEKPRIGLLSIGTEEGKGTELTSRTHELLKFLAAQDDRLNYVGLIEGFHLFNGEVDVVVTDGFTGNVVLKSSEALYKMINRVLKQEAKAQPLTAIGGLLLKPAISRMKHRLSPERYGGAPLLGLRGTVLKAHGSSSREAIANAIRIAAQVVERKLISHVHNDVLWANERLKAAPAPSEA
- the bamD gene encoding outer membrane protein assembly factor BamD; translated protein: MVRFRLISLLGLAAATLTPNTHAAWWNPFDRGIEPAQMSADEQDIAARPLFERAQREFDKGDFDEAADLTKRLARRYPLSSYAAQALFLRGRARYEDAKYTPAFEALQQIIGRYPEYPHFNEVIRLQFEIALAEAEGKGLSFLFVFPYKKYNTSAAHFEMIVLNAPYSEFAPLALMNMARIYQYNGKTIQAVDALDRMINLYPNGQLTDDAYLELATTFAAETSGALYDQGATREAINYYRDYLILFPNENEVSQAEQGLEEMLDLNARSKLVLGRYFFRYRDDYTAASIFLNEAITLAPDSEAAQEARELLARIAEIRAEEGEPEPDTPAGETVSQPVEAGPVDNLPDSPAASAAEGDAARVE
- a CDS encoding DUF374 domain-containing protein, yielding MTDTPRPRRRDTTHAIPPSKRWLLYLIAFVADWWMRSLRIKMDAESHRVFRETPAPAIFVLWHNRCLINQEIYRRFRKPHGHRLCGLVSRSKDGAWLAALFELWGTRPVRGSTKRGGTEAVRELVRVIRDEKLDTGITVDGPRGPLYHVHQGAALLTVLTRAPIVLTGIRYHQFFRLPSWDAFFVPLPFSKVTLTMRAVDSVTDTWGRDRDAVAAGMEAALKEVSAGTDPKRGI
- the rpmF gene encoding 50S ribosomal protein L32, with translation MAQPKRKTSKQRSRTRRGGNRYTAPQLAKDPTDGSAFRPHRVNPVNGMYRGRQIIEVDQI
- a CDS encoding radical SAM protein, which translates into the protein MKIKFILPALTEAESPFWRPIKYSLFPPLGLATLAAYLSPDDEAQIVDQHVQPLDLNDRPDIVAIQVYITNAYRAYRIADHYRSKGVYVILGGLHVTSLPEEAKAHADAIFLGPAEESFPRFLRDYRAGQPEKVYRSRTRSLHGVPPIRRDLIDRRLYLVPNSIVVTRGCPHHCEFCYKDAFFTGGKSSYTQPVDDALAEIERLPGRHLYFLDDHLLGHQRFARELFSGMQGMGRLFQGAATVDSILTGDLIERAAEAGLRSIFVGFESLDLANLQQSNKRQNLGRDYAQAINRLHDLGIMINGSFVFGLDGDGPDVFQRTVDWAVKMGITTATFHIATPYPGTAFYTKMQQAGRLLSDNWDLYDTRHVVFQPTRMTPHELKTGYDLAYRDFYRWGSILEASLSHGTLKHQLKHFFYTSGWKKFEPLWNAVIQAKRLNLMTPLLEGVLSKVTRQQGGGETSMKERISPVYKSEAISIARRSDLK